The proteins below come from a single Kitasatospora sp. NBC_01266 genomic window:
- the tap gene encoding telomere-associated protein Tap: protein MSDEVDPVAALLAQVTEEELPPPAERERLRKAARLTRPQVAKAIGVREETIWTWEKGRTEPRPPQRGEYARLLRGLAEKFPAPAEPVEPVAPVEASEPVRQAAPAPQAFADVVQPVMLDQLPDGSLVMGEPAPCARCGNPSVYRAGGVPIHLGGFCRPGTAVPAVPAAQQQQQQPAPAPVAQSAAPQRPATTSAPARRPPSASPAPAPAPAPAPAPARPSSPSRARQSSAKKQPAPTAAAADWEVAAATRFPHGPLAVLDVAPSGRALVAHLSNGQPAGPAEAGVIGRTLPEVVEWALTAGLGSPRLHRHGKDGDPLVVLTDAAAAELGLPKSGREKGDFDQRTNRVPDNHKVVKALTKAGWLLTQRGLGPWARIYRTPEGGKRECVQLCVPMWGALASGGWQLPDGLDAAGLARLLGAYATRVITPRGSTAVSGLELMTALRPPTRAVRTEAGWTSGLVEGSLHQALDPAPPEAPDEHPIAEGRERGDVMDEEAWDWFRPLDEVGDLERAMPFGVGLDVNTAFLAAAGRLVVGLSEPVHELEPAFDRKLPGVWLVDLSGVELDPRLPNPFTPSGERPTGPGWYATPTVAYALELGARIAPLEGWLRHESGPYLDPWHTRLRDAYVTTMANLGVPLDLADRDPHRFLEAMAQLKENGDPVETALLTAVKATAKGGIGKMRERPRGQGYRPGQRWGSLERPTWRPDIRAAVISTARVNFHRKLLRTAQHTGRYPIGVLSDCALYASAGPSALDVLPLTQDGKPVSGALRLGVSPGHVKFEGARAMPELLELIADGVNPARHIKKSGAVSDDE, encoded by the coding sequence ATGTCTGATGAGGTGGACCCGGTCGCCGCGCTGCTCGCGCAGGTCACCGAGGAGGAGCTGCCGCCCCCGGCTGAGCGGGAGCGACTGCGCAAGGCTGCGAGACTCACCCGTCCCCAGGTCGCGAAGGCGATCGGGGTGCGGGAGGAGACGATCTGGACGTGGGAGAAGGGCCGGACCGAGCCGCGTCCGCCGCAGCGCGGGGAATACGCCCGGCTGCTGCGGGGCCTGGCGGAGAAGTTCCCCGCACCGGCCGAGCCCGTCGAGCCCGTCGCCCCCGTCGAGGCCTCCGAGCCGGTCCGCCAAGCGGCCCCTGCCCCGCAGGCCTTCGCCGATGTCGTGCAGCCGGTGATGCTCGATCAGCTGCCGGACGGGTCGCTGGTGATGGGGGAGCCGGCACCGTGCGCACGGTGCGGAAACCCGTCGGTCTACCGGGCCGGCGGCGTGCCGATCCACCTCGGTGGCTTCTGCCGACCGGGCACAGCCGTACCCGCCGTACCCGCCGCGCAACAACAACAGCAACAGCCCGCCCCAGCCCCAGTGGCTCAGTCGGCGGCGCCGCAGCGCCCAGCCACCACATCGGCCCCAGCCCGGCGCCCGCCGTCCGCGTCCCCAGCCCCAGCCCCAGCCCCAGCCCCAGCCCCAGCCCCAGCCCGACCGTCGTCCCCGTCCCGAGCTCGCCAGTCATCAGCCAAGAAGCAGCCGGCCCCGACCGCAGCTGCGGCGGACTGGGAAGTCGCGGCAGCCACCCGCTTCCCGCACGGCCCGCTGGCGGTGCTGGACGTGGCGCCGTCGGGGCGCGCGCTGGTCGCCCACCTGTCGAACGGTCAGCCGGCCGGCCCCGCCGAGGCCGGAGTGATCGGCCGAACCCTGCCGGAGGTGGTCGAGTGGGCGCTGACCGCGGGCCTCGGCTCGCCGCGCCTGCACCGGCACGGCAAGGACGGCGACCCGCTGGTCGTCCTGACCGACGCGGCGGCGGCCGAGCTCGGCCTGCCGAAATCCGGCCGAGAGAAGGGCGACTTCGACCAGCGGACCAACCGGGTGCCGGACAACCACAAGGTGGTGAAGGCCCTGACCAAGGCCGGCTGGCTGCTCACCCAACGGGGTCTGGGGCCATGGGCGCGGATCTACCGCACCCCCGAGGGCGGCAAGCGCGAGTGTGTGCAGCTGTGCGTGCCCATGTGGGGCGCGCTGGCCTCGGGCGGCTGGCAGCTCCCCGACGGCCTGGACGCTGCGGGCCTGGCCCGGCTGCTCGGCGCCTACGCCACCCGCGTGATCACCCCGCGCGGGTCGACCGCCGTCTCCGGCCTGGAGCTGATGACCGCGCTGCGCCCCCCGACCCGCGCGGTGCGCACTGAGGCCGGCTGGACCTCGGGTCTGGTCGAGGGCTCGCTGCACCAGGCTCTCGACCCGGCGCCGCCGGAGGCCCCGGACGAGCACCCGATCGCCGAGGGCCGCGAGCGCGGCGACGTCATGGACGAGGAGGCCTGGGACTGGTTCCGCCCGCTCGACGAGGTCGGCGACCTGGAGCGGGCGATGCCGTTCGGCGTGGGCCTGGACGTGAACACCGCCTTCCTCGCGGCCGCCGGGCGCCTGGTGGTCGGCCTGTCCGAGCCGGTGCACGAGCTCGAGCCGGCCTTCGACCGCAAGCTGCCGGGGGTCTGGCTGGTCGACCTGTCCGGCGTCGAGCTGGACCCGCGGCTGCCCAACCCGTTCACGCCGTCCGGCGAGCGGCCGACCGGTCCGGGCTGGTACGCGACGCCGACCGTGGCCTACGCGCTGGAGCTCGGCGCCCGCATCGCCCCGCTGGAGGGCTGGCTGCGCCACGAGAGCGGGCCGTATCTGGACCCGTGGCACACCCGGTTGCGCGACGCGTACGTCACCACCATGGCGAACCTGGGCGTGCCGCTGGACCTGGCCGACCGCGACCCGCACCGGTTCCTGGAGGCGATGGCCCAGCTGAAGGAGAACGGCGACCCGGTGGAGACCGCGCTGTTGACCGCGGTCAAGGCGACCGCCAAGGGCGGGATCGGCAAGATGCGTGAGCGGCCGCGCGGTCAGGGCTACCGGCCCGGCCAGCGCTGGGGTTCCCTGGAGCGCCCGACCTGGCGCCCCGACATCCGCGCCGCCGTGATCTCCACCGCCCGGGTCAACTTCCACCGCAAGCTGCTGCGCACCGCCCAGCACACCGGCCGGTACCCGATCGGCGTGCTCTCCGACTGCGCGCTCTACGCCTCCGCGGGCCCCTCCGCCCTGGACGTCCTGCCACTCACCCAGGACGGCAAACCGGTCTCCGGTGCGCTGCGCCTGGGTGTGAGCCCGGGGCACGTGAAGTTCGAGGGGGCCCGGGCGATGCCGGAGCTCCTGGAGCTGATCGCCGACGGGGTGAACCCGGCCCGGCACATCAAGAAGAGCGGCGCGGTATCCGACGACGAGTAG
- a CDS encoding ParB/RepB/Spo0J family partition protein, with translation MSRVADRVGAGSFGGTRAPRSERGRAKAVAEGTLPDYELQRLPLDRVAPCPMNPRRNYGSDELKTELGNSLARKQTTACVAVTREAYLKLWPAHEQLIPEQAEHVLLNGERRYRSAQHVGLESLDFVVRDDLAADRADFLDYLMIENEERADFDVIERARGVRQLLDACDNNAAEVARRRGKDRSWVGNQVALLTLPDVVQEQLAAGTLAERYGRRLARSLKEQPALDADALLDLAERFKAEERVRREEDRALRELAKGGGLATWSSASLEGSAKSVGAMLSADNTRQGMLSADNIGGGALRRGESSSVPEPAASAMLSADNIPAPANRTEPREMLSADNIDQTPQSAGGQQAPGTPMLSADNIPTEKPLPQQPRGEGRSGLGGTRVVSGDAQALVRALGATPAEMARTIRQGCSPEEITELLEELMEP, from the coding sequence ATGAGCCGGGTAGCCGACCGCGTCGGGGCCGGGAGCTTCGGCGGGACGCGCGCGCCGCGCAGCGAGCGGGGCCGTGCCAAGGCCGTCGCCGAGGGCACCCTGCCCGACTACGAACTCCAGCGCCTGCCGCTGGACCGGGTTGCGCCGTGCCCGATGAACCCGCGCCGCAACTACGGCAGCGACGAGCTGAAGACCGAGCTGGGCAACAGCCTGGCCCGCAAGCAGACCACCGCGTGTGTGGCGGTCACCCGCGAGGCCTACCTCAAGCTGTGGCCCGCCCACGAGCAGCTGATCCCCGAGCAGGCCGAGCACGTCCTGCTCAACGGGGAACGCCGCTACCGCTCCGCCCAGCACGTCGGGCTGGAGTCCCTCGACTTCGTCGTCCGTGACGACCTGGCAGCCGACCGCGCGGACTTCCTCGACTACCTCATGATCGAGAACGAGGAGCGCGCCGACTTCGACGTCATCGAGCGGGCTCGCGGCGTCAGGCAGCTCCTGGATGCCTGCGACAACAACGCTGCCGAGGTCGCCCGCCGCCGGGGCAAGGACCGTTCCTGGGTCGGGAACCAGGTCGCGCTGCTCACCCTCCCCGACGTGGTGCAGGAACAGCTCGCGGCCGGCACTCTCGCTGAGCGCTACGGCCGCCGCCTGGCCCGCTCGCTGAAGGAGCAGCCGGCCCTCGACGCCGACGCGCTGCTGGATCTCGCCGAGCGGTTCAAGGCCGAGGAGCGCGTCCGCCGCGAGGAGGACCGGGCGCTGCGTGAGCTCGCCAAGGGCGGGGGATTGGCCACTTGGAGCAGCGCGAGCCTGGAGGGGAGCGCGAAGAGCGTGGGTGCGATGTTGTCCGCGGACAACACGCGTCAGGGGATGTTGTCCGCGGACAACATCGGCGGCGGTGCTCTGAGGCGGGGAGAGTCGAGCAGCGTTCCGGAGCCCGCAGCTTCGGCAATGTTGTCCGCGGACAACATCCCGGCACCCGCCAACCGAACCGAACCACGGGAAATGTTGTCCGCGGACAACATCGACCAGACCCCTCAGAGCGCGGGGGGGCAGCAGGCACCCGGCACGCCGATGTTGTCCGCGGACAACATCCCCACCGAGAAACCACTCCCCCAGCAGCCGCGTGGTGAGGGGCGTTCCGGTCTGGGCGGAACTCGCGTGGTGTCCGGGGATGCCCAGGCGCTGGTGCGCGCGCTCGGTGCGACTCCGGCGGAGATGGCGCGGACCATTCGTCAGGGCTGCTCGCCGGAGGAGATCACCGAGCTTCTGGAAGAACTGATGGAGCCGTAG
- a CDS encoding FAD-dependent monooxygenase, with product MTRRLHTQAVVVGGGPVGMLVAAELARYGVRTVVLESQDQVSVQPKGNTLHARTVQSLVRRGYLAPPVTAGAPVTRSFHFAGLPGLPITAPSAEPEPLLKRPQAELTRLFEERASAAGAQVLRGHRVVRVGQGPDQVEVTAEGPDGPVTWVAEYLVGADGPRSLVREQAGIPSTTRPATVSALSGVVSLPDPQALTPGWHPGPRGWVVASPMPEGTSYVRTLDCAGPAADRHRPPTLAELRQEVSRIVGRDIAMAQPHWLGRFSDFSRLAGTFRTGRILLAGDAAHVHFPIGGQGLSTGLLDAVNLGWKLALTILGRVGPDLLDSYDLERRPAAQRVVDNSHAQLALMRPDPALDPLRALFAELVAADGGSGLLSGLLSAQDTVFPAPTRKPSPREGTFLQNVRLTTQAGETDVIGLLAQGQPLLLLLGGEPERYQEQAQGWAELVRVVHAAPTPDIPYEALLVRPDGYLAWASDGDALSEALAAYFGPRPDLAAGGVGQGGGLVRSLS from the coding sequence ATGACACGGCGTTTGCACACGCAGGCGGTGGTCGTCGGCGGGGGACCGGTCGGCATGCTGGTCGCGGCCGAGCTGGCCCGGTACGGGGTGCGCACCGTGGTCCTGGAGTCGCAGGACCAGGTGTCGGTACAGCCCAAAGGGAACACCTTGCACGCCCGGACCGTGCAGTCCCTGGTCCGGCGCGGTTACCTCGCACCGCCGGTGACCGCGGGCGCGCCGGTCACCCGTTCCTTCCACTTTGCCGGGCTGCCGGGACTGCCGATCACCGCACCCTCGGCCGAACCCGAGCCGCTCCTGAAACGCCCTCAGGCCGAGCTGACCCGGCTGTTCGAGGAGCGGGCCAGTGCCGCCGGCGCGCAGGTCCTGCGCGGGCACCGGGTGGTCCGGGTCGGCCAGGGGCCCGACCAGGTCGAGGTCACCGCCGAAGGACCGGACGGACCGGTGACCTGGGTCGCCGAGTACCTGGTGGGCGCGGACGGCCCCAGGAGCCTGGTGCGCGAGCAGGCCGGCATCCCCTCCACGACCCGTCCGGCGACCGTGTCCGCGTTGTCCGGCGTCGTCAGCCTGCCGGATCCGCAGGCCCTGACCCCGGGTTGGCATCCCGGCCCGCGGGGCTGGGTCGTCGCCTCGCCGATGCCCGAGGGCACCAGCTACGTCCGGACGCTCGACTGCGCGGGGCCGGCCGCGGACCGGCACCGGCCCCCCACCCTGGCGGAGCTGCGCCAGGAGGTCTCCCGGATCGTGGGCCGCGACATCGCGATGGCGCAGCCGCACTGGCTGGGGAGATTCAGCGACTTCTCCCGGCTGGCCGGGACTTTCCGCACGGGCCGCATCCTGCTGGCGGGCGACGCGGCACACGTGCACTTCCCGATCGGTGGCCAGGGGCTGAGCACCGGACTGCTGGACGCGGTCAACCTCGGTTGGAAGCTGGCGCTCACGATCCTCGGCCGGGTGGGTCCGGACCTGCTGGACAGCTACGATCTCGAGCGCCGGCCGGCCGCCCAGCGGGTCGTCGACAACAGCCATGCCCAGCTGGCTCTGATGCGCCCGGACCCCGCGCTGGACCCGCTGCGCGCGCTCTTCGCCGAGCTGGTGGCCGCCGACGGGGGGAGCGGGCTGCTCAGCGGCCTGCTCAGCGCTCAGGACACGGTCTTCCCGGCACCCACTCGGAAGCCCTCGCCACGGGAAGGAACGTTCCTGCAGAACGTCCGCCTGACCACGCAGGCGGGGGAGACCGACGTGATCGGGCTGCTGGCGCAGGGGCAGCCGCTGCTGCTGCTCCTGGGCGGGGAGCCCGAGCGCTACCAGGAGCAGGCGCAGGGGTGGGCGGAGCTGGTGCGCGTGGTGCACGCCGCGCCGACGCCCGACATCCCGTACGAGGCGTTGCTCGTCCGGCCGGACGGCTACCTCGCCTGGGCTTCGGACGGTGACGCGCTGTCCGAAGCGCTGGCGGCGTACTTCGGCCCCCGGCCAGACCTGGCGGCAGGGGGCGTGGGGCAGGGCGGCGGACTCGTCCGCTCTCTCAGCTGA
- a CDS encoding bifunctional DNA primase/polymerase has translation MRVAAELRVRGSGSPQLASVGPGAAPYRAGATAHWFASRGWPVHPLAAGRKTPVGNCGACREQGHRREGCACLAAGRWCHGFHAATVDPVVIDRWWGSDPGLGVAVACGPAALVVVDIDAHCLPVPARERLLPGIAIAEGVDLTGLANGFHTLAVLAALRGASSPAEDSATLRVRTPSGGLHVWYRARPEHLWQCSTGSSAGRALAWQVDIRAHGGYIVAPGTRTSAGIYTALGTVREPAPLPDWLAVELTRTGHLPAAPSPRAQDLVPPRARQAVLAAGGGQVTATRVLAAVLAEVAACGAVTEGAGFSEKLNRAAYTAGGLAAAGCLSEAEAERVLNDVAGQVRPGQERRCQAIIRSGLRAGARRPLTLGRSA, from the coding sequence ATGCGCGTGGCTGCTGAGCTGCGGGTTCGGGGGAGCGGGTCACCACAGCTCGCTTCTGTCGGGCCGGGTGCCGCTCCTTATCGGGCCGGGGCAACAGCACACTGGTTCGCCAGTCGGGGCTGGCCGGTCCATCCGCTGGCTGCCGGTCGTAAGACGCCGGTGGGCAACTGCGGGGCCTGCCGGGAGCAGGGGCACCGCCGGGAGGGCTGTGCGTGCCTGGCAGCCGGTCGCTGGTGCCACGGGTTTCACGCCGCCACGGTGGATCCGGTGGTGATCGACCGGTGGTGGGGCAGCGACCCGGGACTGGGCGTTGCGGTCGCCTGCGGGCCCGCCGCGCTGGTGGTCGTCGACATCGACGCGCACTGCCTGCCGGTGCCCGCTCGGGAGCGGCTGCTGCCGGGCATCGCGATCGCCGAGGGCGTTGACCTGACCGGGCTTGCCAACGGCTTCCACACGCTGGCGGTCCTGGCGGCGCTGCGTGGTGCCAGCAGCCCGGCCGAGGACAGCGCCACGTTGCGGGTGCGTACCCCGTCCGGGGGCCTGCACGTCTGGTACCGGGCCCGTCCGGAGCACCTCTGGCAGTGCTCGACCGGCTCCTCGGCGGGCCGGGCGCTGGCCTGGCAGGTCGACATCCGGGCCCATGGCGGCTACATCGTCGCCCCGGGTACCAGGACTTCGGCCGGCATCTACACCGCGCTCGGCACGGTCCGTGAGCCCGCACCGCTGCCCGACTGGTTGGCCGTCGAGCTGACCCGAACCGGTCACCTGCCGGCCGCCCCGTCGCCCCGGGCGCAGGACCTGGTGCCGCCGCGGGCCCGCCAGGCCGTCCTGGCCGCCGGTGGCGGCCAGGTGACGGCCACTCGGGTGCTGGCTGCCGTGCTGGCCGAGGTGGCTGCCTGCGGAGCGGTCACCGAGGGTGCGGGGTTCTCCGAGAAGCTCAACCGGGCCGCGTACACCGCGGGCGGTCTGGCCGCCGCCGGGTGTCTCTCCGAGGCCGAGGCCGAGCGGGTCCTGAACGACGTCGCCGGACAGGTGCGCCCGGGTCAGGAACGTCGCTGCCAGGCCATCATCCGCAGCGGACTGCGTGCCGGTGCGCGGCGCCCGCTGACCCTGGGGAGGTCGGCGTGA
- a CDS encoding DUF6009 family protein, which produces MSALMAEDEIIHEVALVWLEEIGDLDYVRQSLDRLPTRRGRPAYHRGGRMVGYAQLGPGAKPSRSSGTFRRRVFWLLPHDRDTEPDGLYASGAPAEAVDPRTVAPGCKGRKTERSEGRAPSSA; this is translated from the coding sequence ATGAGTGCCCTCATGGCAGAGGACGAGATCATCCACGAGGTCGCCCTCGTCTGGCTTGAGGAGATCGGCGACCTCGACTACGTGCGCCAGAGCCTGGACCGCCTGCCGACCCGCCGGGGCCGGCCCGCCTACCACCGTGGCGGGCGGATGGTCGGCTACGCCCAACTCGGCCCCGGGGCCAAGCCCTCGCGGTCCTCCGGGACCTTCCGCCGCCGCGTCTTCTGGCTGCTTCCGCACGACCGGGACACCGAGCCCGACGGCCTGTACGCCAGCGGGGCCCCGGCCGAGGCGGTGGACCCCAGGACGGTGGCGCCGGGCTGCAAGGGGCGCAAGACCGAGCGCTCCGAAGGCCGGGCCCCGTCCTCGGCCTGA
- a CDS encoding DNA primase family protein: protein MLPEGDTLFDAQAVARQILAQAPADPPARPELPAQAGAAGAGEATAAGLLPDTLTDRGNAKLFVRLYADDYRHVPGLGWYRWDGTRWQSDEDDTVMWAVGDLAESIATTDPRGVFTSVALQQHRRRALSTSGINAMLAQAKSAPGMVLNAAKLDADPYSLCTPAGIVDLRTGVIRSPDPNKDFHSRSTSAAPQAKPTPRWDRFLTDTFGAGPEGAEMIDFLRLLLGYSVTGDVGGQVMPFLFGYGKNGKSVLLDVLMKLLGDYADAAPPGFLMARPYEGHPTDLAELHGRRVIVCSEVKPGDRFDEARVKLLTGGDRIKARRMRQDFFSFEPTHKLWLLGNHRPEVGTGGFAFWRRMRLIPFERVVSDDRKIDNLADILVTEEGPGILNWLIEGARRYLGGEKDLTGPERVRIATTTYAETEDHTGRFLGEACRLGPELRAEQAQLYAAYKTWCQSEGAPPLSSRAFATRVREAVGLDSPKRMILSNQRKYYPGIGLLADEETA, encoded by the coding sequence ATGCTCCCCGAGGGTGACACCCTGTTCGATGCCCAGGCCGTCGCACGGCAGATCCTCGCCCAGGCGCCCGCCGATCCGCCGGCCCGCCCGGAGCTGCCGGCGCAGGCCGGCGCGGCCGGGGCTGGTGAGGCGACCGCCGCCGGCCTGCTCCCGGACACGTTGACCGACCGTGGCAACGCGAAGCTCTTCGTGCGCCTGTACGCCGACGACTACCGGCATGTCCCCGGGCTCGGCTGGTACCGCTGGGACGGGACCCGCTGGCAGAGCGACGAGGACGACACGGTGATGTGGGCGGTCGGGGACCTGGCGGAGAGCATCGCCACCACCGATCCGCGCGGCGTGTTCACCAGCGTGGCGCTGCAGCAGCACCGTCGGCGCGCGTTGAGCACCAGCGGGATCAACGCGATGCTGGCGCAGGCCAAGTCGGCCCCCGGCATGGTGCTCAACGCGGCCAAGCTGGACGCGGACCCGTACTCGCTGTGCACGCCCGCCGGCATCGTGGACCTGCGGACCGGCGTGATCCGCTCGCCCGACCCGAACAAGGATTTCCACTCCCGTTCCACCAGCGCCGCCCCGCAGGCCAAGCCCACGCCGCGCTGGGACCGGTTCCTCACCGACACGTTCGGTGCGGGGCCGGAGGGCGCGGAGATGATCGACTTCTTGCGGCTGCTGCTCGGCTACTCCGTGACCGGTGATGTGGGCGGGCAGGTCATGCCCTTCCTCTTCGGGTACGGCAAGAACGGCAAGTCGGTGCTGCTGGACGTGCTGATGAAGCTGCTCGGTGACTACGCGGATGCCGCGCCGCCCGGCTTCCTGATGGCCCGCCCGTACGAGGGGCACCCCACCGACCTCGCCGAACTGCACGGCCGGCGGGTCATCGTGTGCAGCGAGGTGAAGCCGGGTGACCGCTTCGACGAGGCGCGGGTGAAGCTGCTGACCGGTGGCGACCGGATCAAGGCGCGCCGGATGCGGCAGGACTTCTTCAGCTTCGAGCCGACCCACAAGCTGTGGCTCCTGGGCAACCACCGTCCCGAGGTGGGCACCGGCGGCTTCGCCTTCTGGCGCCGGATGAGGCTGATCCCGTTCGAGCGGGTGGTCTCGGACGACCGGAAGATCGACAACCTGGCGGACATCCTCGTCACCGAGGAGGGCCCCGGGATCCTCAACTGGCTCATCGAGGGCGCCCGCCGCTACCTGGGCGGCGAGAAGGACCTGACCGGTCCCGAGCGCGTCCGGATCGCCACCACCACGTACGCCGAGACCGAGGACCACACCGGGCGCTTCCTCGGCGAGGCCTGCCGGCTGGGCCCGGAGCTGCGCGCGGAACAGGCGCAGCTCTACGCGGCCTATAAGACCTGGTGCCAGAGTGAAGGGGCACCGCCCCTGTCGTCCCGGGCCTTCGCGACCCGGGTCCGCGAGGCCGTGGGGCTGGACTCGCCGAAGAGGATGATTCTCTCCAACCAGCGGAAGTACTACCCGGGTATCGGACTGCTCGCTGACGAGGAGACAGCATGA
- a CDS encoding ScbR family autoregulator-binding transcription factor — protein MATQDRAIRTRQGILAAAAKVFEERGYQSATIAEILTAAGVTKGALYFHFQSKEHLAQGVLRAQNDERLVVPDRVSKIQQLVDIVMLHAYRLQTDPMVRASVRLTLDELAQDLDRSGPFRIWSQVGQELLAKAQAQGELLPHVVPAETTAVLVGSFGGVQAMSHVMTDYQDLGQRISDLLRHVLPSVVLSSVLASLDLSPGRGPAVYEELVASALESESVAVS, from the coding sequence GTGGCGACGCAGGACCGAGCCATCCGTACGCGTCAGGGCATTCTGGCGGCGGCGGCCAAGGTCTTCGAGGAGCGCGGGTACCAGTCCGCGACGATCGCCGAGATCCTCACCGCCGCAGGTGTGACCAAGGGGGCGCTGTACTTCCATTTCCAGTCGAAGGAGCACCTGGCGCAGGGCGTGCTCAGGGCCCAGAACGACGAGCGGCTCGTCGTCCCCGACCGCGTCAGCAAGATCCAGCAGCTGGTCGACATAGTGATGCTGCACGCGTACCGCCTGCAGACCGATCCCATGGTCCGGGCCAGCGTCCGGCTCACCCTGGACGAGTTGGCCCAGGACCTCGACCGCAGCGGCCCCTTCCGGATCTGGAGTCAGGTCGGCCAGGAACTGCTGGCGAAGGCGCAGGCGCAGGGTGAACTACTGCCCCACGTGGTTCCGGCCGAGACCACCGCAGTGCTGGTGGGGTCCTTCGGCGGGGTCCAGGCCATGTCCCACGTCATGACCGACTACCAGGACCTGGGACAGCGGATCTCCGACCTGCTGCGCCACGTGCTGCCCAGCGTGGTGCTGTCCTCGGTCCTGGCCTCGCTGGACCTCTCCCCGGGCAGGGGCCCGGCGGTCTACGAGGAGTTGGTGGCGTCAGCGCTCGAGAGCGAGTCGGTGGCCGTCAGCTGA
- a CDS encoding ParA family protein, protein MVTAITPEGRDKVVTKIPPQLRRELKIRAATVGVDIQDAVTEGIKAWKTAAKPLPTIDTSGAQSFSTYVPTDLLATFRGDCSELRVAYNQALAQSIRLWLDSHPLPRRERRAAGARRIAVGNQKGGVGKTALTAGVAQALAEMGFKVCMVDFDPQGHLTKQLGHEHLPLKGDSLVKHMVGERQGDLRDLVLPIEGEAFGGRLFLLPACTDGFLLDAKLVTSREVRVKETALEKALAGLDADYDFILVDCPPSLGYAMDNALYYARTREGEESRSSGLIIPVQAEDSSADAYALLREQIDALCDDLDIDICDLGFIVNLYDIRKGYVLTSSLDNWKAIGEPEVIAVVNDLKDQREAVRTKTPLLIWAPDSEQADAMRAIARRIAA, encoded by the coding sequence ATGGTCACCGCAATCACCCCAGAAGGCCGGGACAAGGTAGTTACCAAAATCCCCCCGCAGCTTCGCCGCGAACTCAAGATCCGGGCCGCGACGGTCGGCGTCGACATCCAGGACGCCGTGACCGAAGGCATCAAGGCCTGGAAGACGGCGGCCAAGCCGCTGCCGACGATCGACACGTCCGGTGCGCAGTCCTTCTCGACGTACGTCCCCACCGACCTGCTCGCCACCTTCCGGGGTGACTGTTCCGAACTGAGGGTCGCCTACAACCAGGCCCTCGCGCAGTCGATCCGGCTCTGGCTGGACTCGCACCCGCTCCCCCGGCGCGAGCGGCGAGCAGCCGGGGCCCGCCGGATCGCGGTCGGCAACCAGAAGGGCGGGGTCGGCAAGACTGCCCTGACCGCCGGCGTCGCCCAAGCACTGGCTGAGATGGGCTTCAAGGTCTGCATGGTCGACTTCGACCCGCAGGGGCACCTCACCAAGCAGCTCGGTCACGAGCACCTGCCGCTCAAGGGCGACAGCCTGGTCAAGCACATGGTCGGCGAGCGCCAGGGCGATCTGAGGGACCTGGTCCTGCCGATCGAGGGCGAGGCCTTCGGTGGACGGCTGTTCCTGCTGCCTGCCTGCACCGACGGATTCCTGCTCGACGCGAAGCTGGTCACCTCCCGCGAGGTGCGGGTCAAGGAGACCGCCCTGGAGAAGGCGCTGGCCGGCCTCGACGCCGACTACGACTTCATCCTCGTCGACTGCCCGCCGTCCCTCGGCTACGCGATGGACAACGCCCTCTACTACGCGCGCACCCGGGAGGGTGAGGAGAGCCGCAGCTCCGGCCTGATCATTCCGGTCCAGGCCGAGGACTCCTCCGCCGATGCCTACGCTCTGCTTCGCGAGCAGATCGACGCCCTCTGCGACGACCTCGACATCGACATCTGCGACCTCGGATTCATCGTCAACCTGTACGACATCCGCAAGGGTTACGTGCTCACCTCCTCCCTCGACAACTGGAAGGCCATCGGGGAGCCCGAGGTGATCGCCGTCGTCAACGACCTCAAGGATCAGCGCGAAGCCGTCCGGACCAAGACCCCCCTGCTCATCTGGGCCCCCGACAGTGAGCAGGCCGACGCGATGCGCGCCATCGCAAGGAGGATTGCCGCATGA